The following proteins are encoded in a genomic region of Streptomyces collinus Tu 365:
- a CDS encoding acyl-CoA dehydrogenase codes for MTLLTPLVNLPSVPESGHYGGYGTLRPDGGPADGPSPADGPADALAAAGGDPALGTVAELTRLLFDGEDRERGHGMWRDLISKDVFRHRPGLAAEERVALSYELLRLVNDTAGDAERLADDPRLLAALHEWAAIVDGGGGLCTVASIHYNLFLGSLLDHGGATGRDLSDFTSLRRTGTFLCTELDHGNDASALETTAEPDPVTGGFVLHTPHEGAQKFMPNTSLTGGPKSAVVAARLIVEGQDEGVFLFLTPLSDENGLLPGVRVRRLPLRTGAPVDHCLTAFDRVPLPRSALLESEHGRLDADGRLHSSLGNRRKRFLRSIGRVTMGKLCMSGAAVGATRAALALAVRHGDLRQVSGPRAGERIPVNAHRPHHGRLLKGVATGYAMTFLHRSALARWAAEHAGPDTGRRAEAERLVAIAKGWITWQARDIAVECRERCGAQGLFAANGLSEFPHYIEGTITAEGDNLVIWVKAAAEMLFEHQPDRRDPEPPGEVERLADPRHLLGLLARAEAVWQDRARTALRRGPSGDPVERWNGASSAALEMVSVHARLRAAEAFLDAAAAARRPEARALLERLCLLFLLEQVGGHTGDLLADGHLSADQVRALPGFLDDVVRDLAPRMTDLVDAFDLPAAYLDAIPLTASGQTRLTDHLTSEEAADWASER; via the coding sequence ATGACCCTTCTGACACCCTTGGTAAATCTCCCCTCCGTGCCGGAGTCCGGCCACTACGGCGGATATGGAACACTTCGTCCGGACGGGGGTCCGGCGGACGGCCCGTCCCCGGCGGACGGCCCCGCCGACGCGCTCGCCGCCGCCGGCGGCGACCCCGCCTTGGGTACGGTCGCCGAGTTGACCCGGCTCCTGTTCGACGGCGAGGACCGGGAGCGCGGCCACGGCATGTGGCGCGACCTCATCTCCAAGGACGTCTTCCGCCACCGCCCGGGGCTCGCCGCCGAGGAACGGGTCGCGCTCTCCTACGAGTTGCTGCGCCTGGTGAACGACACGGCCGGCGACGCCGAGCGACTGGCCGACGACCCGCGGCTCCTGGCGGCGCTGCACGAGTGGGCGGCGATCGTGGACGGCGGCGGAGGGCTGTGCACGGTGGCGAGCATCCACTACAACCTGTTCCTCGGCAGCCTGCTCGACCACGGGGGCGCGACGGGCCGGGACCTCTCCGACTTCACGAGCCTGCGCCGCACCGGCACGTTCCTGTGCACGGAGCTCGACCACGGCAACGACGCCTCGGCCCTGGAGACCACCGCCGAACCGGACCCGGTCACCGGAGGCTTCGTGCTGCACACCCCGCACGAGGGCGCGCAGAAGTTCATGCCCAACACCAGCCTCACCGGCGGCCCGAAGTCCGCGGTGGTGGCCGCCCGGCTGATCGTCGAGGGGCAGGACGAGGGCGTCTTCCTGTTCCTGACGCCGCTCAGCGACGAAAACGGCCTGCTGCCCGGGGTACGGGTGCGGCGGCTGCCGTTGCGCACCGGCGCCCCCGTGGACCACTGCCTGACCGCGTTCGACCGGGTTCCGCTGCCGCGTAGCGCCCTGCTGGAGTCCGAGCACGGCCGCCTGGACGCCGACGGCCGCCTGCACAGCAGCCTCGGCAACCGGCGCAAGCGGTTCCTGCGGTCCATCGGCCGGGTCACGATGGGCAAGCTGTGCATGAGCGGCGCCGCCGTCGGCGCGACCCGCGCGGCGCTCGCCCTGGCGGTCAGGCACGGCGACCTCCGGCAGGTCAGCGGGCCGCGCGCGGGCGAGCGCATCCCGGTCAACGCCCACCGCCCGCACCACGGGCGGCTGCTGAAGGGCGTCGCGACGGGCTACGCCATGACCTTCCTGCACCGCTCCGCGCTCGCCCGCTGGGCGGCGGAGCACGCCGGTCCCGACACCGGGCGGCGGGCGGAGGCGGAGCGGCTCGTCGCGATCGCCAAGGGCTGGATCACCTGGCAGGCCCGGGACATCGCCGTCGAGTGCCGGGAACGCTGCGGCGCGCAGGGCCTGTTCGCGGCCAACGGCCTGTCCGAGTTCCCGCACTACATCGAGGGCACCATCACGGCCGAGGGCGACAACCTGGTGATCTGGGTGAAGGCCGCCGCCGAGATGCTCTTCGAGCACCAGCCGGACCGGCGGGACCCCGAACCGCCCGGTGAGGTGGAGCGGCTGGCGGACCCCCGGCATCTGCTCGGACTGCTGGCCCGGGCCGAGGCCGTGTGGCAGGACCGGGCCCGCACGGCACTGCGCCGGGGCCCCTCCGGGGATCCGGTGGAGCGGTGGAACGGTGCGTCCTCCGCCGCCCTGGAGATGGTCTCGGTGCACGCCCGGCTGCGGGCGGCCGAGGCGTTCCTGGACGCGGCCGCCGCGGCCCGGCGCCCCGAGGCCCGCGCCCTGCTGGAGCGACTGTGCCTGCTGTTCCTGCTGGAGCAGGTCGGCGGGCACACGGGCGACCTGCTGGCCGACGGCCACCTGTCCGCCGACCAGGTACGCGCCCTGCCCGGGTTCCTGGACGACGTGGTGCGCGACCTCGCCCCCCGGATGACGGATCTGGTCGACGCGTTCGACCTGCCGGCCGCCTACCTGGACGCGATCCCCCTGACCGCCTCCGGCCAGACCCGCCTCACCGACCACCTCACCAGCGAGGAAGCGGCCGACTGGGCGTCCGAGCGGTAG
- a CDS encoding TetR/AcrR family transcriptional regulator, producing the protein MTDSEAGAVRAAAPGRARRGGKRERLVEAAVRVFHEQGVEKTTLADIARAADVPVGNVYYYFKTKDQLVEAAVGAHRDRLAALTGRLEALPGPADRLKALVAGWVEERETAARFGCPFGTLATELDKRDDGPDLAVSEVMRALIDWTAGQFTELGRPDAHALALELVAAYQGMSVLTHTLRDPTIMSTQGERLTSWIDSLTRP; encoded by the coding sequence GTGACTGACTCAGAAGCGGGTGCGGTGCGGGCGGCCGCCCCCGGCCGGGCCCGGCGGGGCGGCAAGCGGGAACGCCTGGTCGAGGCGGCGGTGCGGGTCTTCCACGAGCAGGGCGTGGAGAAGACCACCCTCGCGGACATCGCCCGCGCCGCGGACGTGCCCGTCGGGAACGTGTACTACTACTTCAAGACCAAGGACCAGCTGGTCGAGGCGGCCGTTGGGGCGCACCGCGACCGGCTCGCCGCGCTCACCGGCCGCCTTGAGGCGCTGCCCGGCCCGGCCGACCGGCTGAAGGCCCTGGTCGCCGGCTGGGTCGAGGAGCGCGAGACCGCGGCGCGCTTCGGCTGCCCCTTCGGCACCCTCGCCACCGAGCTGGACAAACGCGACGACGGCCCGGACCTGGCGGTCTCCGAGGTCATGCGGGCCCTGATCGACTGGACGGCGGGCCAGTTCACCGAGCTGGGGCGCCCTGACGCCCACGCCCTCGCCCTCGAACTGGTCGCCGCCTACCAGGGCATGTCGGTCCTCACCCACACCCTGCGCGACCCGACGATCATGAGCACCCAGGGCGAACGCCTCACGTCCTGGATCGACAGCCTCACCCGGCCCTGA
- a CDS encoding NAD(P)H-binding protein — MIVVTGGTGNVGRTLVARLAAAGEAVTAVARHITPEDVPPGVRTVAADLGRPADLAPALEGATALFLLVAGDDPDGILEQAAAAGVRRVVLLSSQAVGTRPHGYAHAAGFEAAVARSGLRFTVLRSGGMASNAFAWAEPVRRHRTAAAPFPDVALPFVDPDDVAEVAAAVLRQDGHDGVTYTLTGPGATTPRQRAAALADALGEPVDFVEQTREEARAQLARFMPDAVVEGTLAVLGEPTAEERTVTDDVRRVLGRPAAPFAAWAARNAAAFR; from the coding sequence ATGATCGTGGTGACGGGCGGCACGGGGAACGTGGGACGGACGCTGGTGGCCCGGCTCGCCGCCGCGGGCGAGGCGGTCACCGCCGTCGCCCGGCACATCACCCCTGAGGACGTCCCGCCGGGCGTACGGACGGTCGCCGCCGACCTCGGCCGGCCGGCCGACCTCGCCCCCGCGCTGGAGGGGGCCACGGCGCTGTTCCTGCTGGTGGCGGGCGACGATCCGGACGGCATCCTGGAGCAGGCCGCCGCGGCGGGAGTCCGCAGGGTGGTGCTGCTGTCCTCGCAGGCGGTGGGCACCCGCCCGCACGGCTACGCGCACGCCGCCGGGTTCGAGGCCGCCGTGGCCCGGTCGGGCCTGCGCTTCACCGTGCTGCGCTCCGGCGGGATGGCGTCGAACGCGTTCGCCTGGGCCGAACCCGTCCGGCGGCACCGCACCGCCGCCGCGCCCTTCCCCGACGTGGCGCTGCCCTTCGTCGACCCGGACGACGTCGCAGAGGTCGCCGCCGCGGTACTGCGCCAGGACGGGCACGACGGCGTGACGTACACGCTGACCGGGCCCGGGGCCACCACGCCCCGGCAGCGGGCCGCCGCCCTCGCGGACGCCCTCGGCGAGCCGGTGGACTTCGTCGAGCAGACCCGCGAGGAGGCCCGCGCGCAGCTCGCGCGGTTCATGCCGGACGCCGTGGTGGAGGGGACGCTCGCCGTCCTGGGCGAGCCGACCGCCGAGGAGCGGACGGTCACCGACGACGTCCGGCGCGTCCTCGGCCGGCCCGCGGCCCCGTTCGCGGCCTGGGCGGCGCGCAACGCCGCGGCCTTCCGCTGA
- a CDS encoding SpoIIE family protein phosphatase, with product MEPVRKGLHTSTPGQTRALLDAATDAAAVISADGVVIGWTPGAEALLGRPAEEVVGRPAARIQGVPHDPARAAAVARRCRTGTGWSGRIDVRHRDGRRLEVDLRVSPVFAVGGQECFLVSAREQRPQWAMGEWVLDGFLTRSPVGMAVVDLDLRYVWLNDTLERFGGVPREERLGHRLGDLLPGLEPETLEGLMRKVLTTRTPVTDYEYIGWSWADPHRRHAYSTSFFPLVDGDDAVTGICYMVMDITERWTARRLLSLVNEAGTAIGRSLDVLRTAQELADFSVPRLADFVIVDLLEPVFSSEGHGTWLTDAGPAPPWPAMRRAGLRSVREGCPEAVARVGDEVDFLPPPRDVDRLLGGEPVLVPVLDPADSRWLAEQPERAARVRDFGLHSLMSVPMRARNTTLGVTTFARSLNPVPFGSDDVLLARELVARAAVCVDNARRYTREHTAAVTLQRSLLPHAITGGTAVEVASAYLPADPTDGVGGDWFDVIPLSGARVGLVVGDVVGHGITAAASMGRLRTAVQTLAAMELPPDELLAHLDDLVLRLSDEEAGRDAATRSTATFIGATCLYAVYDPATRRCAMARAGHPPPVVVAPGGAPWYPEIPAGPPLGLGGMAFETGEIELPENSVLGLYTNGLIEGADHDVESGMARLGEALTGSGTGLDALCASAVRRLVPAPQPDDIALLLARTHTLDADRVASWEVPADPAAVGRVRAEATRQVAAWGLAELAMTTELIVSELVTNAVRYAASPIHLRLLRDARLTCEVADGSSTAPRLRHARSTDEGGRGLFLVARLTHRWGVRYTAEGKVIWAEQDLP from the coding sequence ATGGAACCTGTGCGCAAGGGCCTGCACACGTCCACCCCGGGGCAGACGCGTGCGCTCCTCGACGCCGCCACCGACGCGGCCGCGGTCATCTCGGCGGACGGCGTCGTGATCGGCTGGACCCCGGGTGCCGAGGCGCTGCTCGGCCGCCCCGCCGAGGAGGTCGTCGGCCGCCCGGCCGCCCGCATCCAGGGCGTCCCCCACGACCCGGCCCGTGCCGCCGCCGTCGCACGGCGGTGCCGGACCGGAACGGGATGGAGCGGCCGCATCGACGTCCGGCACCGGGACGGCCGCCGCCTCGAGGTCGACCTGCGGGTCTCGCCGGTCTTCGCCGTCGGCGGCCAGGAGTGCTTCCTCGTCTCGGCGCGCGAGCAGCGCCCGCAGTGGGCGATGGGCGAGTGGGTCCTCGACGGCTTCCTCACCAGGTCACCGGTGGGCATGGCGGTCGTGGACCTCGACCTGCGCTACGTCTGGCTGAACGACACGCTGGAACGCTTCGGCGGTGTGCCCCGGGAGGAGCGGCTCGGGCACCGGCTCGGCGACCTGCTCCCCGGACTGGAGCCGGAGACCCTCGAGGGGCTGATGCGCAAGGTGCTGACGACGCGGACCCCGGTCACCGACTACGAGTACATCGGCTGGAGCTGGGCCGACCCGCACCGCAGGCACGCCTACTCCACGTCCTTCTTCCCCCTCGTGGACGGCGACGACGCCGTCACCGGCATCTGCTACATGGTCATGGACATCACCGAGCGCTGGACCGCCCGCCGGCTGCTGTCGCTCGTCAACGAGGCGGGCACCGCCATCGGCAGAAGCCTCGACGTGCTGCGCACCGCACAGGAACTCGCCGACTTCTCGGTGCCCCGCCTCGCCGACTTCGTCATCGTCGACCTGCTGGAACCGGTGTTCAGCAGCGAGGGCCACGGAACCTGGCTGACCGACGCCGGACCGGCGCCGCCCTGGCCGGCGATGCGCCGCGCCGGACTGCGGTCGGTGCGGGAGGGCTGCCCCGAGGCGGTGGCACGGGTCGGCGACGAGGTGGACTTCCTGCCGCCGCCCAGGGACGTGGACCGGCTGCTCGGCGGCGAGCCCGTCCTCGTGCCCGTGCTCGACCCCGCCGACTCCCGGTGGCTGGCCGAACAGCCGGAACGGGCCGCCCGCGTCCGCGACTTCGGACTGCACTCGCTGATGTCCGTCCCGATGCGGGCCCGCAACACCACGCTCGGGGTCACCACCTTCGCCCGCTCGCTCAACCCCGTCCCCTTCGGCTCCGACGACGTGCTGCTCGCCCGTGAACTGGTGGCACGCGCGGCGGTGTGTGTCGACAACGCCCGCCGCTACACCCGGGAGCACACCGCGGCGGTCACCCTGCAGCGCAGTCTGCTGCCGCACGCCATCACCGGCGGGACCGCCGTCGAGGTCGCCTCGGCCTACCTCCCGGCGGACCCGACCGACGGGGTCGGCGGCGACTGGTTCGACGTCATCCCGCTGTCCGGGGCGCGGGTGGGACTCGTCGTCGGCGACGTGGTGGGGCACGGCATCACCGCGGCCGCGAGCATGGGGCGGCTGCGGACGGCGGTGCAGACCCTCGCCGCCATGGAGCTGCCTCCCGACGAACTGCTCGCCCACCTCGACGACCTGGTGCTGCGGCTGAGCGACGAGGAGGCCGGCCGCGACGCGGCCACCCGGAGCACGGCGACCTTCATCGGCGCGACCTGCCTCTACGCCGTCTACGACCCGGCCACCCGGCGGTGCGCCATGGCGCGGGCCGGGCACCCGCCCCCCGTCGTCGTCGCACCCGGCGGAGCCCCCTGGTACCCGGAGATCCCGGCCGGGCCGCCGCTCGGCCTCGGCGGCATGGCCTTCGAGACCGGCGAGATCGAACTGCCCGAGAACAGCGTGCTCGGGCTCTACACCAACGGGCTCATCGAGGGCGCCGACCACGACGTCGAGTCCGGTATGGCACGCCTCGGCGAGGCACTGACCGGGAGCGGGACCGGCCTCGACGCGCTGTGCGCCTCGGCGGTGCGGCGGCTGGTGCCCGCGCCGCAGCCCGACGACATCGCCCTGCTGCTGGCCCGCACCCACACCCTGGACGCGGACCGGGTCGCCTCGTGGGAGGTGCCCGCCGACCCCGCCGCCGTCGGCCGGGTCAGGGCGGAGGCGACACGCCAGGTGGCGGCCTGGGGGCTGGCGGAACTGGCCATGACGACGGAGCTCATCGTCAGCGAGCTCGTCACCAACGCGGTCCGCTACGCCGCTTCGCCCATTCACCTCCGGCTGCTCCGGGACGCGCGCCTGACCTGCGAGGTCGCCGACGGCAGCAGTACGGCTCCCCGGTTGCGGCACGCCCGGAGCACGGACGAGGGCGGCCGCGGACTCTTCCTGGTGGCCCGGCTCACCCACCGCTGGGGCGTCCGCTACACGGCGGAGGGCAAGGTCATCTGGGCCGAGCAGGACCTCCCTTGA
- a CDS encoding SpoIIE family protein phosphatase codes for MTVDSLPADDDEHSPEPPRPTGLLDVLSVAAVALDTTGRIVFWTPQAEELFGYTAEDVLGKYAAQMLIRPEHVQAVVGLFTEVLETGRGWAGAFPILHKDGSSRLTEFRTMRLLDDVGDVYALGIAADHSRLQRVETDLALCERLINQSPIGLALLDPELRYLLVNPALERIDGMPAEEHIGKSLAEAVPFLDVNTVESALRQVLTTGIPLLDQYHVGRPPVDPDHEHAWSLSLYRLEDHGGRVLGAAASVVDVTERHHAAAEADRARRRLALIADASTRVGTTLEVEQTARELADICAPVLADVVAVDVLDYALAFRRVRRPENGPELFRALALKAAHPTVALRAADPPGDLAAYDGDRLVTLCVHTGRPVLVRHVGARDLPRIARDAEAGALLARAGVHSYLAVPLIAHGEVLGALDLKRTRNPLPFDDDDVVLAGELAGRAAVAIDNARWFQSVRNTALTLQRSLLPDHSPHHTGLELASRYQPAQATSEVGGDWYDVIPLAGDKTALVVGDVMGNGIDAAATMGRLRTATCAYADLDLEPAAVLQHLDKITCDLEHYIVTCLYAVFDPHTGRCTLANAGHMPPALARPGRPAVLLDLPPGAPLGVGGIAFEATTTELVPDDLLVLYTDGLVETRQHPIDDRLAVLLGFLDEPARPLEQTCDLLLYGLRHPDDHDDVALLVARAL; via the coding sequence ATGACAGTGGACTCCCTGCCCGCGGACGACGACGAGCACAGCCCGGAGCCGCCCCGGCCGACCGGCCTGCTGGACGTGCTGAGCGTGGCCGCCGTGGCGCTGGACACGACCGGGCGCATCGTCTTCTGGACCCCGCAGGCCGAGGAACTCTTCGGGTACACCGCCGAGGACGTGCTCGGGAAGTACGCGGCGCAGATGCTGATCCGCCCCGAGCACGTCCAGGCCGTGGTCGGCCTGTTCACGGAGGTGCTGGAGACCGGGCGCGGCTGGGCGGGCGCCTTCCCGATCCTGCACAAGGACGGCAGCAGCCGGCTGACGGAGTTCCGCACCATGCGGCTGCTGGACGACGTGGGAGACGTCTACGCCCTGGGCATCGCAGCCGACCACTCCCGGCTCCAGCGCGTCGAGACCGACCTGGCCCTGTGCGAGCGGCTGATCAACCAGTCCCCGATCGGGCTGGCCCTGCTGGACCCGGAACTGCGCTATCTGCTGGTCAACCCTGCCCTGGAGCGGATCGACGGCATGCCCGCCGAGGAGCACATCGGCAAGTCGCTCGCGGAGGCCGTGCCGTTCCTGGACGTCAACACCGTGGAGTCCGCGCTGCGTCAGGTGCTCACCACGGGCATCCCGCTGCTGGACCAGTACCACGTGGGCCGTCCCCCGGTCGACCCGGACCACGAGCACGCCTGGTCGCTGTCCCTGTACCGGCTCGAGGACCATGGCGGCCGGGTGCTCGGGGCGGCCGCGTCGGTGGTGGACGTCACCGAGCGGCACCACGCGGCGGCCGAGGCGGACCGGGCACGGCGCCGGCTCGCGCTGATCGCCGACGCCTCCACCCGGGTCGGCACCACGCTGGAGGTGGAGCAGACGGCGCGCGAACTCGCCGACATCTGCGCGCCGGTGCTGGCGGACGTGGTCGCCGTCGACGTCCTCGACTACGCGCTGGCCTTCCGCCGCGTCCGCCGCCCGGAGAACGGGCCCGAACTGTTCCGCGCCCTCGCCCTCAAGGCCGCCCACCCCACGGTGGCGCTGCGCGCCGCCGATCCGCCCGGTGACCTCGCGGCCTACGACGGCGACCGGCTGGTCACCCTGTGCGTGCACACCGGCCGCCCGGTCCTGGTGCGGCACGTCGGCGCGCGGGACCTGCCGCGCATCGCGCGGGACGCCGAGGCGGGTGCGCTGCTGGCCAGGGCCGGTGTGCACTCGTACCTGGCGGTGCCGCTGATCGCGCACGGCGAGGTGCTGGGCGCCCTGGACCTCAAACGCACCCGCAATCCGCTGCCCTTCGACGATGACGACGTCGTGCTCGCCGGCGAACTGGCCGGCCGGGCCGCCGTGGCCATCGACAACGCGCGCTGGTTCCAGAGCGTGCGCAACACCGCGCTCACCCTGCAACGCAGCCTGCTGCCCGACCACTCACCGCACCACACCGGCCTGGAGCTGGCCTCGCGCTACCAGCCCGCCCAGGCCACCAGCGAGGTCGGGGGCGACTGGTACGACGTGATCCCGCTGGCGGGCGACAAGACCGCCCTGGTGGTGGGCGACGTCATGGGCAACGGCATCGACGCCGCGGCCACCATGGGCCGGCTGCGCACGGCGACGTGCGCGTACGCGGACCTGGACCTGGAACCCGCCGCGGTGCTCCAGCACCTGGACAAGATCACCTGCGACCTGGAGCACTACATCGTCACCTGCCTCTACGCGGTCTTCGACCCGCACACCGGTCGGTGCACCCTCGCCAACGCCGGGCACATGCCGCCCGCGCTCGCGCGGCCCGGCCGGCCGGCCGTGCTCCTGGACCTGCCCCCCGGGGCACCGCTCGGGGTCGGTGGCATCGCGTTCGAGGCCACCACGACCGAACTGGTCCCGGACGACCTGCTGGTGCTGTACACCGACGGGCTGGTGGAGACGCGACAGCACCCGATCGACGACCGGCTCGCCGTGCTGCTCGGATTCCTGGACGAGCCGGCCCGGCCGCTGGAGCAGACCTGCGACCTGCTGCTGTACGGGCTGCGCCATCCCGACGACCACGACGACGTGGCGCTGCTCGTCGCCCGGGCCCTGTGA
- a CDS encoding glutamate--cysteine ligase codes for MGRDVPALVFTREDRRRYRIKMQECLDAFAQMLRESRFEAERPQVGLEIELNLVDDDAEPEMRNTDVLEAIADPAWSTELGRFNLEINVPPRALTEGGPDAWESEIRAALNHAEERARSVDARLVMVGILPTLRQADIGEGTLSENPRYRLLNDQVFAARGEDLRIEVDGTDRLRTYADTITPEAACTSTQFHLQVSPDNFAAYWNAAQAVAGVQVGLSANSPFLFGKELWHETRIPLFEQATDTRSEEIKVQGVRPRVWFGERWINSVFDLFEENLRYFPALLPLCDEQDPGETLDRGDVPELSELTLHNGTIYRWNRPVYAISHDKPHVRVENRVLPAGPTVADTLANGAFYYGLTRALVEEDRPVWSRMSFAAAEENLHTAARHGIEARLYWPGMGEVPVPELVLRRLLPLAHRGLEHSGMDAAWREPLLGIIEQRCVVARNGAVWQKEMFHRIEATSHAGRHESLRRMTQLYIDYMHLNAPVHTWPVD; via the coding sequence ATGGGACGGGACGTCCCGGCGCTCGTCTTCACCCGCGAGGACCGCCGCCGGTACCGGATCAAGATGCAGGAGTGCCTCGACGCCTTCGCGCAGATGCTGCGCGAGTCGCGGTTCGAGGCCGAGCGACCCCAGGTCGGTCTGGAGATCGAGCTGAACCTGGTCGACGACGACGCCGAGCCGGAGATGCGCAACACCGACGTGCTGGAGGCGATCGCCGACCCCGCCTGGTCCACCGAACTGGGCCGGTTCAACCTGGAGATCAACGTGCCGCCCCGCGCGCTGACGGAGGGCGGTCCCGACGCCTGGGAGTCAGAGATCCGCGCGGCCCTGAACCACGCGGAGGAGCGGGCCAGGTCGGTGGACGCGCGGCTGGTCATGGTGGGCATCCTGCCCACCCTGCGCCAGGCGGACATCGGAGAGGGGACGTTGTCCGAGAACCCCCGTTACCGGCTGCTCAACGACCAGGTCTTCGCGGCGCGCGGCGAGGACCTGCGGATCGAGGTGGACGGCACCGACCGGCTGCGGACGTACGCGGACACGATCACCCCGGAAGCCGCGTGCACCAGTACGCAGTTCCATCTCCAGGTGTCGCCGGACAACTTCGCCGCCTACTGGAACGCGGCGCAGGCCGTCGCGGGGGTGCAGGTCGGGCTGTCGGCCAACTCGCCGTTCCTGTTCGGCAAGGAGCTCTGGCACGAGACCCGGATCCCGCTGTTCGAGCAGGCGACCGACACCCGCTCGGAGGAGATCAAGGTGCAGGGGGTGCGGCCCCGGGTGTGGTTCGGGGAGCGCTGGATCAACAGCGTCTTCGACCTGTTCGAGGAGAACCTGCGCTACTTCCCGGCCCTGCTGCCCCTGTGCGACGAGCAGGACCCCGGGGAGACCCTGGACCGCGGGGACGTGCCCGAGCTGTCCGAACTGACCCTGCACAACGGGACGATCTACCGCTGGAACAGGCCGGTCTACGCCATCTCCCACGACAAGCCGCACGTCCGGGTGGAGAACCGGGTGCTGCCCGCCGGGCCGACCGTCGCGGACACCCTCGCCAACGGCGCGTTCTACTACGGGCTCACCCGCGCCCTGGTGGAGGAGGACCGCCCGGTGTGGTCGCGGATGTCGTTCGCGGCGGCCGAGGAGAACCTGCACACGGCGGCCCGGCACGGTATCGAGGCGCGCCTGTACTGGCCCGGGATGGGCGAGGTGCCGGTGCCCGAACTGGTGCTGCGGAGGCTGCTGCCGCTCGCGCACCGGGGTCTCGAGCACTCCGGCATGGACGCGGCGTGGCGGGAGCCGCTGCTCGGCATCATCGAGCAGCGCTGTGTCGTCGCCCGCAACGGGGCGGTGTGGCAGAAGGAGATGTTCCACCGCATCGAGGCCACCAGTCACGCCGGCCGCCACGAGTCGCTGCGGCGGATGACGCAGCTCTACATCGACTACATGCATCTCAACGCCCCCGTGCACACCTGGCCGGTGGACTGA
- a CDS encoding family 16 glycosylhydrolase — translation MHIPAPGDPLPAPRSPSGSDVVFTADFASAAQWVAGRSWAYPDGGPENPDDDKLDHLVSDADYSRSGVFRARRRPDGRWNTGLLTTEGSRQGFMVRSGDVLQARVRLPRQVGAWPAIWTWRDGGQEIDVFEYHPDNPDLLEFTNHVRGAGDYYQDPAVRPGAWVDLRTEFGVRSVVWWVNGVRAFADTRGVGRDWRAHLIVNLSVSAGRYHPRPAAQTTEMSYEVRDLVVRRPSGAARPATETATGTATGTGDGSGGPGAREDGRRRDEQRPV, via the coding sequence ATGCACATTCCTGCGCCGGGCGACCCGCTCCCGGCTCCGCGCTCGCCCTCCGGCTCCGACGTGGTGTTCACCGCGGACTTCGCGTCGGCGGCCCAGTGGGTCGCCGGCCGTTCGTGGGCGTACCCCGACGGCGGCCCGGAGAACCCGGACGACGACAAACTGGACCACCTCGTGTCCGACGCCGACTACAGCCGCTCCGGCGTCTTCCGGGCCAGGCGGCGGCCCGACGGGAGGTGGAACACGGGCCTGCTGACCACGGAGGGGAGCCGGCAGGGCTTCATGGTCCGCTCCGGGGACGTCCTCCAGGCCCGGGTCAGGCTGCCCCGGCAGGTCGGCGCCTGGCCGGCCATCTGGACCTGGCGGGACGGCGGCCAGGAGATCGACGTCTTCGAGTACCACCCCGACAACCCCGACCTGCTGGAGTTCACCAACCACGTACGCGGCGCCGGCGACTACTACCAGGACCCCGCCGTGCGCCCGGGGGCGTGGGTCGACCTGCGCACCGAGTTCGGCGTCCGCTCCGTGGTGTGGTGGGTGAACGGCGTGCGCGCCTTCGCCGACACCCGGGGCGTCGGCCGCGACTGGCGGGCTCACCTCATCGTCAACCTCTCGGTGAGCGCCGGGCGTTACCATCCCCGCCCCGCCGCGCAGACGACCGAGATGTCCTACGAGGTGCGTGACCTCGTCGTACGGCGTCCCTCCGGCGCCGCGCGGCCCGCCACGGAGACGGCCACCGGGACGGCCACCGGCACGGGCGACGGGTCGGGCGGGCCGGGCGCGCGGGAGGACGGCCGGCGGCGGGACGAGCAGCGGCCCGTCTGA